A single window of Watersipora subatra chromosome 9, tzWatSuba1.1, whole genome shotgun sequence DNA harbors:
- the LOC137405245 gene encoding trophoblast glycoprotein-like, with protein MCSSYSWASYPCLTVVVFTGHDLSIIGDNILGNNSHNSLHTLDLSNNRFSRIQPGAFYSLKNLKQLILDDNEWNIDESVSHPSVFNHSNLTTLSFSNAFGAGRVRDIGKVMERLQVLFVNSSMPSLTSLRLSRNKIIALPGGFFFGMPNLQLLDLSNNKLDRINVRLSNLTHLQSLLLHQNAMNVIFQTLMDDIDILYDDGQGSLRNVTLSGNFILCNCLARNFSSWLRSGNKSLLVDADKVTCSPGPNDAMAGAALLDYKLSDLVCKEVTDTKQSSYVILIIVIGIITVIAVIVLILNRSFFINKYIACKEMLGSKHDFSIYGAKYSSVVS; from the exons atgtgttcgagctattcatgggcgagttatccatgtttgactgtagttgtcTTCACAGGACACGATCTGAGCATTATTGGTGACAATATCCTAGGAAATAACAGTCATAATAGCCTCCACACTCTTGATTTATCTAACAACAGGTTCAGTCG AATACAACCAGGCGCCTTCTACAGTCTGAAGAATCTCAAGCAGCTAATCCTGGACGACAATGAGTGGAATATCGATGAGAGTGTATCTCACCCTAGTGTCTTCAATCATAGCAACCTAACGACACTTTCTTTTAGTAATGCCTTTGGCGCTGGCAGGGTTAGAGATATTGGAAAG GTGATGGAGAGGCTGCAGGTGCTCTTTGTCAACAGCTCCATGCCTAGTCTGACCTCACTGCGCTTGAGTCGCAACAAGATTATCGCTCTTCCGGGTGGTTTCTTTTTTGGTATGCCCAACTTGCAGCTGCTCGACCTCTCCAACAACAAACTAGACAG AATTAATGTCCGACTCTCAAATCTTACACACCTTCAGTCCCTTCTGTTGCACCAGAATGCTATGAATGTGATATTTCAGACGCTCATGGATGATATCGACATTCTCTATGATGATGGCCAGGGTTCTCTGCGAAATGTAACCCTCTCCG GTAACTTTATCCTGTGTAACTGCCTAGCCCGTAATTTCTCAAGCTGGTTGAGGTCGGGTAACAAGTCTTTACTGGTGGATGCTGACAAGGTTACGTGCTCACCTGGGCCTAATGATGCAATG GCTGGCGCTGCCCTACTCGACTACAAGCTCTCCGACTTGGTGTGCAAGGAGGTAACTGATACAAAACAATCATCATATGTGATTCTCATTATCGTCATCGGGATTATCACTGTTATCGCTGTTATCGTTCTCATTCTTAACCGCTCATTCTTCATCAACAAGTACATCGCTTGCAAGGAGATGCTCGGAAGTAAGCATGACTTTTCTATCTATGGAGCGAAGTATAGCTCAGTTGTTAGTTAG